A region from the Mucilaginibacter sp. CSA2-8R genome encodes:
- a CDS encoding ectonucleotide pyrophosphatase/phosphodiesterase → MKKFILTAVAFLFIQTLTAQEKHVVLISIDGLRPEFYMDPSWGMVNLRQAMKKGAYAEGVRGSFPTVTYPSHTTIVTGVLPAKHGIYYNTPVEPLGISGKWFWYYKDIKVPTLWTAAKDAGLKTAGVSWPVTVGAPIDYNLPEYVILPKNKGEKKDEIKALYNESNPKSLFDEVQENAIGKFGEYGATLDFYNSDQNKARMAAYILRKYKPAFLAVHIALTDHFEHEEGRDGDKVRSTVAAADVAVKTIMDAVEVAGLSKSTTFIVTGDHGFVDIHTQFNPNVLLAKAGLYNDANKENWKAYFQASGGSAFLHLRNPNDKVSLQKVNKALNELPDGVKRLFHVLDKKQLTAAQGDPTAAMALAAYQGASFGATATGDILTAAKGGTHGYLPTEFKEIQTGFVAFGQGIKPGVVLPLIGQEDIAPLIANLLDLKMSTDGILYPGLITVK, encoded by the coding sequence ATGAAAAAATTTATTTTAACTGCAGTTGCTTTTTTATTTATTCAAACGCTTACAGCTCAAGAGAAGCACGTCGTATTAATCAGCATAGATGGTTTGCGTCCTGAATTTTACATGGACCCATCCTGGGGAATGGTTAACCTGCGGCAGGCCATGAAAAAAGGAGCTTACGCTGAGGGGGTAAGGGGGAGCTTCCCAACCGTAACTTACCCATCGCATACCACTATAGTAACTGGTGTATTGCCGGCTAAGCATGGCATTTACTACAATACCCCTGTTGAACCGTTAGGTATTTCGGGCAAATGGTTTTGGTATTACAAAGATATCAAGGTGCCCACCTTATGGACTGCTGCTAAAGATGCCGGTTTAAAAACTGCCGGCGTAAGCTGGCCGGTAACCGTTGGTGCACCCATTGATTATAATTTACCAGAGTATGTCATACTGCCTAAAAATAAAGGTGAAAAAAAGGACGAGATCAAGGCATTGTATAATGAGTCGAATCCTAAATCGTTGTTTGATGAAGTACAGGAAAATGCTATCGGGAAATTTGGTGAGTATGGCGCCACGCTCGATTTTTACAACAGCGACCAAAACAAAGCCCGTATGGCAGCCTATATTTTGCGCAAATATAAGCCTGCATTTTTAGCCGTTCATATTGCCTTAACAGATCATTTTGAGCACGAGGAAGGCCGCGACGGAGATAAAGTGCGGTCAACAGTAGCTGCTGCAGATGTAGCTGTCAAAACCATTATGGATGCTGTAGAGGTAGCAGGCTTAAGTAAAAGCACCACTTTTATTGTTACCGGCGACCATGGTTTTGTTGATATTCATACCCAATTTAACCCTAACGTGCTTTTAGCTAAAGCAGGTTTGTACAATGATGCTAACAAAGAAAATTGGAAAGCTTACTTTCAGGCCAGTGGTGGTTCTGCCTTTTTGCATTTACGCAATCCGAATGATAAGGTATCCCTTCAAAAAGTAAACAAAGCGCTTAACGAATTGCCCGATGGTGTGAAGCGGTTGTTTCATGTTTTAGATAAAAAGCAGCTTACTGCCGCACAGGGCGACCCAACGGCTGCCATGGCCCTGGCCGCTTATCAAGGTGCGAGCTTTGGCGCTACAGCAACAGGTGATATTTTAACTGCAGCTAAAGGGGGAACACATGGCTACTTACCCACCGAATTTAAAGAAATTCAAACCGGCTTTGTGGCGTTTGGTCAAGGTATAAAACCGGGTGTAGTATTGCCGCTCATAGGTCAAGAAGATATTGCACCCTTAATTGCCAATCTGTTGGATTTGAAAATGAGTACAGATGGCATTTTGTATCCCGGTTTAATAACAGTTAAATAA
- a CDS encoding metallophosphoesterase — translation MNTFKALAFAGSVLMANAVFASVNNTIVLTDTVLNKPGTPAVVKQGDFSIAVLPDTQYYLAQAQLGGNFDMFLAQIKWIQDNQQKENIAYVAHMGDITEHGDDPVTNRAEWYLAQKALYGLENPVSIPYGLAVGNHDQFPSQYPKTGTTNGYNKYFGVPHFEGRPYYGGHYANNNDSHYDLFTAGGVNFMVVFLEFDAHNEDQAGLYAWANEIIKKNISRKVIVVSHSIMHFNPVKGSNTPQGPFNAQGQAIYEALKSNPNLFMMLCGHVGDNGEGYRTDVYSGHSIKTFLNDYQSRPNGGGGLMRLYKFSVQNNKLSVRTFSPYTKQEETDGDSQFAVQLFDQPVK, via the coding sequence ATGAACACATTTAAAGCGCTGGCTTTTGCTGGCAGTGTGCTAATGGCGAATGCCGTATTTGCCTCGGTAAATAACACAATTGTACTAACAGATACTGTTTTAAATAAGCCGGGTACACCGGCAGTAGTTAAACAGGGCGACTTTTCGATAGCGGTTTTGCCCGATACGCAATATTATCTGGCGCAGGCCCAGTTGGGTGGTAATTTTGATATGTTTTTGGCGCAGATTAAATGGATACAAGATAATCAACAAAAAGAAAACATTGCTTATGTGGCTCACATGGGTGATATTACCGAGCATGGCGATGACCCGGTAACTAACCGCGCCGAATGGTATTTGGCCCAAAAGGCACTATATGGGCTTGAAAATCCTGTAAGTATACCGTATGGGTTAGCCGTAGGTAACCATGATCAGTTTCCGTCGCAGTATCCTAAAACCGGAACTACCAATGGCTATAATAAATATTTTGGCGTGCCCCATTTTGAAGGCCGGCCCTATTATGGCGGGCACTACGCCAACAACAATGATAGCCATTATGATTTATTTACTGCCGGCGGCGTAAATTTTATGGTGGTGTTTCTGGAGTTTGATGCCCATAACGAGGATCAGGCCGGGCTTTACGCCTGGGCTAATGAGATCATCAAAAAGAACATCTCGCGTAAAGTAATTGTGGTAAGCCACTCCATTATGCATTTTAATCCAGTAAAAGGTTCAAATACACCGCAAGGGCCTTTTAATGCACAGGGGCAGGCTATCTACGAGGCGCTGAAAAGTAATCCTAACCTTTTTATGATGCTTTGCGGCCACGTAGGCGACAATGGCGAAGGTTACCGTACCGATGTGTATAGCGGGCATAGCATCAAAACCTTTTTAAATGATTATCAAAGCCGCCCTAATGGCGGCGGCGGACTGATGCGTTTATATAAGTTTTCGGTGCAAAATAATAAGCTGAGTGTCCGCACCTTTTCGCCTTATACTAAACAAGAAGAAACCGATGGCGACAGCCAGTTTGCGGTTCAATTATTTGATCAGCCTGTAAAGTAA
- a CDS encoding RagB/SusD family nutrient uptake outer membrane protein: protein MKKIYIMVALLALTATACKKEYIDLAPKDSYTDASFYKTADQFKQAAVAAYAPLRDVLVNDYFTSEMRSDNTIYQPYPSNRGTAYLYRESISNFTNTSTNDYVNAVWQHCYTGISRTNIVIERLKLADFDDATKQPIDGQAKFLRAYYYFKLVRLFGGVPLFLKEVTKAEDTFLPRVAADAVYAQIIQDAKDAISELSAPAKFPQTGEATKGSATMLLAEVYATQKKWADAETLLTTLSSMGYALNANYADAFTPANKNSKESLFDVQFLEGTVLGTTPNPLPFHFLPRSTNTSIITGIVINNSSTGGWNTPTQDLISTYEANDKRLDASIGIAEGTYNTSDLFTYSANKSVVNYTPAAGKIGVPYIKKYEHPPLIAVTGSSDNFPVYRYSDALLLLAEVQNEQGKSPLSPLNTVRLRAGLPAATATSQAALRDVIAHERRVELAFENHRWHDLVRTGRAIDVLNAFGAKLKTQVNYLTADTYIVNTNKLLYPIPQPEVDLSSGAVIQNPGY, encoded by the coding sequence ATGAAAAAAATATATATCATGGTTGCGTTGCTTGCACTTACGGCAACGGCATGTAAAAAAGAGTATATAGACCTCGCCCCAAAAGATTCGTATACTGATGCCTCATTTTACAAAACAGCCGACCAATTTAAACAAGCTGCGGTAGCCGCATATGCACCGCTGCGTGATGTGTTAGTGAACGATTATTTTACCTCCGAGATGCGGTCTGATAACACCATTTATCAACCTTACCCCAGTAACCGTGGCACGGCTTACCTGTATCGCGAAAGCATTTCTAATTTTACCAATACCTCTACCAACGATTATGTGAATGCCGTATGGCAGCACTGCTACACCGGTATTTCGCGCACCAATATTGTAATAGAACGCTTAAAGCTGGCAGATTTTGACGATGCAACCAAGCAGCCTATTGACGGGCAGGCTAAATTTTTAAGAGCTTATTATTATTTTAAACTGGTGCGGCTGTTTGGCGGTGTGCCCTTGTTTTTAAAAGAAGTAACCAAAGCTGAGGATACTTTTTTACCACGTGTTGCTGCCGATGCTGTGTATGCGCAAATTATTCAGGATGCAAAAGACGCCATTAGTGAACTGAGTGCCCCGGCTAAGTTTCCGCAAACCGGTGAGGCTACTAAAGGTTCGGCTACGATGTTATTGGCCGAAGTTTATGCCACCCAAAAAAAATGGGCAGATGCCGAAACCTTATTAACCACCTTAAGCAGTATGGGGTATGCATTAAATGCCAACTATGCTGATGCGTTTACCCCGGCTAATAAAAACAGTAAAGAGTCGTTGTTTGATGTGCAGTTTTTAGAAGGAACCGTTTTAGGTACAACACCTAACCCGCTACCGTTTCATTTTTTACCGCGGAGTACCAATACTTCAATTATTACTGGTATTGTTATCAATAATAGCTCAACTGGTGGCTGGAATACCCCAACACAAGATTTAATAAGTACTTATGAGGCTAATGATAAGCGCCTGGACGCATCTATCGGGATTGCTGAGGGTACTTACAATACCAGCGATCTGTTCACGTATTCGGCTAACAAAAGTGTAGTAAATTACACACCGGCTGCCGGTAAGATTGGTGTGCCTTATATCAAAAAATATGAGCATCCTCCGCTAATTGCCGTAACCGGATCAAGCGATAACTTTCCTGTTTACCGTTACTCAGACGCATTGTTATTACTGGCCGAAGTTCAAAATGAGCAGGGTAAATCTCCTTTATCTCCTTTAAACACAGTAAGACTGCGTGCCGGATTGCCTGCTGCCACTGCCACAAGCCAGGCTGCACTGCGTGATGTGATAGCGCATGAGCGCCGTGTTGAACTGGCCTTTGAAAATCATCGCTGGCACGACTTAGTGCGCACCGGCAGAGCCATTGATGTGTTAAATGCTTTTGGCGCAAAGCTAAAAACACAGGTAAATTATTTAACGGCCGACACTTATATAGTAAACACTAATAAGTTGCTATACCCTATCCCACAGCCCGAAGTTGATCTCAGTTCGGGAGCAGTGATTCAAAATCCAGGTTATTAA
- a CDS encoding TonB-dependent receptor, whose translation MIFYTKYWGQFMRVTFLLVSISLSIGLVTVKATDTKAQDINKRLNFNVGNENLSSVIKKLEQKANVVFAFDEAFLNLSNKKAQSSNYSNLTLEAILTSLFKGQEIGFKAQVGNIVLYRQLSGKISGRVIDEKGEPLPGASVRIEGTTYGAMTNAEGYYTVSLPEGTYKMAVTFVGYNRYESAMVKVNGNQTTTVNINLSPGGLLQEVTVSYGKQRAREVTGSITQVEAAPLQDMPVMQFAQQLQGKAAGVQIAQSSGQPGRGVEFRIRGAASFYASNQPLFVVDGIPVTGSVNNINPSEIESFSILKDASATALYGSRAANGVVLITTKHAKPGDSQVEFNANYGVQKIPGERVPKMMDARGFAQYMKEKFEDSRKYEPGYTTATPAEYLNPEQYGEGTNWFKLLTRTAPIQNYDVTIRSARERSTSTVIAGYQEQQGVLINTGTKLFSLRINQDFTSLNNRLKMGFSVAPSYRLDHNNRLSTDGVGGLFERIFEASPLKSPFNADGTYNRDTYSAGMVAYINPLAQFNLTNDDYKTTRILANGYLNYEFIKGLSLKTNLAVDKGGETRQYFQSGVVTSTVGQTTGTSSSIDNGSYTAEANLVYNKSFGEHNLEALVGYSAQKYSGYNNTLTGLGFPSDDIPYLTAATSLSAGNSSYNSYALLSSIARLNYNYKGKYLLQGAIRRDGSSRFGENQRYGNFPSVSAGWVVSDEEFMERFRFLNLMKIRASYGITGNNFFGNYDAQATIGKYYYAFGGASVAGQTINRLANSELRWERNKQFDIGVDFALLNNRINFTYDYYHKISDGLIMQRPIPKASGFTSILSNVGVIELWGHEFTVNSTNLTGKFKWNTNLNISIDRNLIKDLVDPGFIRRNNTVSSDYFRQQVGHHLGEFYGFVFLGLYKDAADLANSAKYGSASDVGTIKVQDINGDGVIDDVNDRTFIGDPTPKFTGGLTNNFAYKNWDLNISMAFSVGGKLLNAAKWAYQTNLDGSRVMLAAAADRWRSPENPGSGIYPRTKTGTTGMGRQVNSQWVEDGSYLTAKNISLGYRFNLKDKFILRGLRVYASLQQAFVLTKYSGMNPEINFSGLDPTLGIGVDENAYPIPRTFSVGLSASFK comes from the coding sequence ATGATTTTTTATACGAAGTATTGGGGGCAATTTATGCGTGTCACATTCTTACTTGTATCCATTTCTCTCTCCATTGGTTTGGTCACCGTAAAGGCTACAGACACTAAAGCTCAGGATATAAACAAACGGCTGAATTTTAATGTCGGCAATGAAAATCTTTCGTCGGTAATTAAAAAACTGGAGCAAAAGGCAAACGTGGTTTTTGCCTTCGACGAAGCATTTTTAAACTTAAGCAACAAAAAAGCTCAGTCATCTAACTATAGCAATTTAACGCTTGAAGCTATACTGACCAGCTTATTTAAAGGTCAGGAAATTGGATTTAAAGCACAGGTCGGTAACATTGTGTTGTACAGACAATTATCGGGCAAAATTAGCGGCCGTGTGATTGACGAAAAAGGCGAGCCTTTGCCGGGCGCTTCGGTGCGTATTGAGGGCACTACTTACGGCGCCATGACTAATGCCGAGGGTTATTATACCGTATCCTTACCCGAAGGTACTTATAAAATGGCGGTAACCTTTGTAGGTTACAACCGCTACGAGTCGGCCATGGTAAAAGTAAACGGAAATCAAACTACTACAGTAAATATTAATCTTTCGCCGGGCGGACTGCTGCAGGAAGTAACGGTAAGTTACGGTAAACAACGTGCGCGCGAGGTAACCGGCTCTATTACCCAGGTTGAAGCAGCGCCGCTGCAGGATATGCCGGTAATGCAGTTTGCACAGCAACTGCAGGGCAAGGCGGCCGGTGTGCAAATAGCGCAAAGCAGCGGCCAGCCAGGCCGTGGGGTAGAGTTTCGTATACGTGGGGCCGCTTCTTTTTATGCCAGCAACCAGCCCCTGTTTGTGGTAGATGGTATTCCTGTTACTGGCAGCGTTAATAACATCAACCCATCCGAGATTGAAAGCTTCAGTATATTAAAAGATGCATCTGCAACGGCACTTTACGGTTCGCGTGCAGCTAACGGCGTAGTATTAATTACCACCAAACATGCTAAGCCCGGAGATTCGCAGGTAGAATTTAACGCTAATTACGGCGTACAAAAAATACCAGGTGAGCGTGTGCCTAAAATGATGGATGCCCGGGGCTTTGCTCAGTACATGAAAGAAAAATTTGAAGACTCGCGTAAATACGAACCGGGATATACCACAGCAACACCTGCCGAATACCTTAACCCTGAGCAGTATGGCGAAGGTACAAACTGGTTTAAACTGTTAACCCGCACAGCGCCTATTCAAAACTATGATGTAACAATTCGCTCTGCCCGCGAAAGATCTACCTCAACGGTTATTGCCGGTTACCAGGAGCAGCAAGGCGTATTAATTAACACCGGTACCAAATTGTTCTCATTACGGATTAACCAGGATTTTACCTCGCTGAATAACCGGCTCAAGATGGGCTTTTCGGTAGCGCCAAGTTACCGGTTAGATCATAATAATCGCTTAAGTACTGACGGTGTAGGCGGATTATTTGAGCGGATATTTGAGGCCAGTCCGTTAAAGTCTCCTTTTAATGCCGATGGTACTTACAACCGCGACACTTACTCGGCTGGTATGGTAGCCTACATTAACCCGCTGGCCCAATTTAATTTGACCAACGATGATTATAAAACCACCCGCATACTGGCCAATGGGTATTTAAATTATGAGTTTATAAAGGGTTTAAGCCTCAAAACAAACTTAGCTGTTGACAAAGGCGGCGAAACGCGGCAGTACTTCCAATCGGGTGTAGTAACCTCAACGGTTGGGCAAACTACAGGTACCAGCAGCTCAATTGACAACGGCTCTTATACTGCTGAAGCCAACTTAGTGTATAACAAATCATTTGGCGAGCATAACCTGGAAGCTTTGGTCGGTTATTCTGCCCAAAAATATTCCGGTTATAATAATACGCTAACAGGTTTAGGATTTCCGAGTGATGATATTCCGTATCTAACCGCAGCTACCAGCCTTTCGGCAGGTAATAGTTCTTACAATTCGTATGCATTGTTATCGAGCATTGCCCGGTTAAATTATAATTACAAAGGCAAATACCTGTTACAAGGTGCCATCCGCCGTGACGGTTCATCCCGTTTTGGCGAAAATCAGCGTTATGGTAATTTTCCGTCAGTTTCTGCCGGTTGGGTAGTGAGCGATGAGGAATTTATGGAGCGTTTCCGCTTTCTGAACTTGATGAAAATACGCGCCAGTTATGGTATTACCGGTAATAACTTTTTTGGTAATTATGATGCTCAGGCTACTATTGGCAAATACTATTATGCTTTTGGTGGTGCATCAGTAGCTGGGCAAACTATAAATCGTTTGGCTAACAGCGAACTAAGGTGGGAGCGCAATAAGCAGTTTGATATTGGTGTTGACTTTGCTCTCCTGAACAACCGCATCAACTTCACTTATGATTATTACCACAAAATATCAGATGGTTTAATTATGCAGCGGCCCATCCCTAAGGCATCTGGTTTTACCAGCATTTTAAGTAACGTTGGTGTAATAGAATTATGGGGACATGAGTTTACGGTGAACTCGACGAATTTGACCGGCAAATTTAAATGGAATACCAACTTAAACATTTCGATTGATCGTAATTTGATCAAAGATTTGGTAGATCCGGGCTTTATACGGCGCAATAATACCGTGTCATCTGATTACTTCCGCCAGCAGGTTGGGCACCATTTAGGTGAGTTTTATGGCTTTGTTTTCTTGGGTTTATATAAAGATGCAGCCGACCTGGCTAACTCTGCCAAATACGGCAGTGCATCAGATGTGGGTACCATCAAAGTACAGGATATAAATGGTGATGGTGTAATTGACGATGTAAACGACCGTACTTTCATAGGCGACCCAACACCAAAATTTACAGGCGGTTTAACCAACAATTTTGCCTATAAAAACTGGGACCTGAATATAAGCATGGCTTTTTCGGTTGGTGGTAAACTGTTAAATGCTGCCAAGTGGGCTTATCAAACCAACCTCGACGGATCGCGGGTGATGCTGGCCGCTGCGGCAGATCGCTGGCGTTCGCCCGAAAATCCTGGCTCAGGCATTTATCCGCGTACTAAAACCGGTACTACCGGTATGGGGCGGCAGGTAAACTCACAGTGGGTGGAAGACGGATCATATTTAACCGCTAAAAATATCTCGTTAGGCTATCGTTTTAACCTGAAAGATAAGTTTATACTACGGGGCCTTCGGGTTTATGCTTCGCTACAACAGGCTTTCGTACTTACTAAATATTCGGGCATGAATCCTGAAATCAACTTTTCTGGACTGGACCCAACCCTGGGTATTGGTGTAGATGAAAATGCTTACCCTATTCCGCGTACTTTTTCGGTTGGCCTTTCTGCCTCATTTAAATAA
- a CDS encoding FecR domain-containing protein: protein MDIHQFKNQLSRYLKGKSNETETALIEAWYKSYRQENRQSLTDESRERIRLTMQRQIGEVVNPPLTRRWNLYRVAATVLLISAIGTLAYLFTQPSVLLKTTFVTIQTQAGQVKQFVLPDSSVIWVNAASKVRVPSTFNDSLRQVYLDEGEAFFEVKHNQRKPFRVQTQPIQVQVLGTSFNIKAYHALPGLKVTVSTGRVGVTHGKKLLAFLSPGKQLTYTRKNGSVMQQMVTAAESQSWKDGDTYLNRVGFQELALMFKNIYKINLKAGNKRVLNYLFTLRIKRNLQAEDVLKMIGLMHNAHYRKEGSEAVLY from the coding sequence ATGGATATACATCAATTTAAAAATCAACTCAGCCGTTATCTTAAAGGTAAAAGTAACGAAACTGAAACAGCGCTGATCGAAGCCTGGTATAAGTCATATCGGCAGGAGAACAGACAGTCGCTTACCGATGAGTCGCGTGAACGCATTAGGTTGACTATGCAGCGGCAAATTGGAGAAGTAGTTAACCCACCATTGACGCGCAGGTGGAACCTGTATCGTGTGGCCGCAACGGTATTGCTTATATCAGCTATTGGTACACTTGCCTACCTGTTTACTCAACCATCAGTTTTATTAAAAACAACGTTTGTTACCATACAAACTCAGGCCGGGCAAGTAAAGCAATTCGTTTTGCCCGACAGTTCGGTAATTTGGGTTAACGCAGCCAGTAAGGTACGCGTCCCATCCACCTTCAACGACTCCTTGCGACAAGTATACCTGGACGAAGGTGAAGCCTTTTTTGAGGTAAAGCATAACCAACGTAAACCTTTTAGGGTGCAAACCCAGCCTATACAAGTACAGGTACTGGGCACTTCATTTAATATCAAAGCATACCATGCTTTGCCAGGGTTAAAAGTAACGGTATCAACCGGTAGGGTGGGCGTTACCCACGGCAAAAAGCTGCTTGCCTTTTTATCCCCCGGAAAGCAACTCACTTATACCCGTAAAAACGGCTCTGTTATGCAGCAAATGGTTACTGCAGCCGAAAGTCAAAGCTGGAAAGACGGCGATACTTATCTAAACCGAGTAGGGTTTCAAGAACTGGCTTTAATGTTTAAAAACATCTATAAAATCAATTTAAAGGCAGGTAACAAACGTGTGCTTAACTACTTGTTTACACTGCGCATCAAGCGTAATCTACAAGCCGAGGATGTGCTTAAAATGATTGGCCTGATGCATAATGCGCATTACAGAAAGGAGGGCAGCGAAGCAGTTCTATATTAA
- a CDS encoding sigma-70 family RNA polymerase sigma factor: MKHFSDAALLQQIKQDDHLAFDELFERYWEKMFKAAWSRLSDEAAAQDVVQEIFIKIWQRRQVLEIHISLEYYLLSAVRLSVIDYFRLQKVSRQRMEDALQRIEILEDSIHANAGYLELEHTLAEAVSHMPEMLQRIYELRSSNHSVKAIAVKLGLAEQTVKNYISEVLRRLRIVVNKNHPEKNTAYLAIALLMLYN; the protein is encoded by the coding sequence ATGAAACATTTTTCGGACGCAGCGCTACTACAACAAATTAAGCAGGATGACCATTTAGCTTTTGATGAGCTGTTTGAACGCTATTGGGAAAAAATGTTTAAAGCAGCGTGGAGTCGTTTAAGTGATGAAGCTGCTGCTCAGGATGTTGTACAGGAAATTTTCATTAAAATATGGCAGCGGCGGCAGGTTTTAGAAATCCATATTTCGTTAGAATATTATTTATTAAGTGCCGTGCGCTTAAGTGTGATTGATTATTTCAGGTTGCAAAAGGTTAGCAGGCAGCGTATGGAGGATGCTCTGCAGCGGATAGAGATACTGGAAGATTCTATCCATGCCAATGCCGGTTATTTGGAGCTTGAGCATACCCTCGCCGAAGCTGTAAGCCATATGCCCGAAATGCTGCAGCGCATCTATGAGCTACGTAGCAGTAATCATTCGGTAAAAGCGATTGCTGTTAAATTAGGGCTTGCAGAACAAACCGTAAAAAATTACATCTCCGAAGTATTACGCCGACTGCGTATAGTAGTTAATAAAAACCACCCTGAAAAAAATACCGCCTACCTGGCTATCGCACTTCTGATGCTTTACAATTAA
- a CDS encoding tetratricopeptide repeat protein gives MQQKAKFLIQLQVLIIGFLMMLPLQSLAQLTEATNLSKAQNLSSYKPDSALMLLKQVHARAVSNHQTLVAAQSLQQMGQVCYEQGHYAQALDFYQHAEQLLESEKQKDKLAGNWSKMGLLYYYNRQPKQAKKFYLKAHELYRQTGNSEGQAQVLGELGHLFEKQQQYQTAFSYQKQALAKYRQVGSKLGLAKIYENIGSIYEDLARYDSAYYYFNQSVQLYEKQQNTIDGIEVINNLGDVFRKSGRYQDGLQQSYKAYHLAQQMHNTYQIAAATHDLGKTYQLLNRLDSAYYYAELSRKLSLEIYSKDGLKQTSFLQVLYNFNKQNDEIARLNTIKKTNYIITVAVSIVVLLLIILGVVIFSRQRLKINDQRLLAERNEAIFKTQHELMQLELKNKQLQEETLQQQLELKGKELSSHTLNLIRNNQLLEQMRNTLQQMVKDDKRDQKKQMQQMVHQINQSFNHEQQWKEFTAALEQVHQRFFERLKEISTDLTPTDIRLIALIKVNMDSKDISGLLGISMDSLRVARHRLRKKLNLDQGENLSAFIQSL, from the coding sequence ATGCAACAAAAAGCCAAATTTTTAATACAATTACAAGTCCTTATCATCGGCTTTTTGATGATGCTGCCATTGCAGAGTTTAGCTCAATTAACCGAAGCAACAAATTTAAGTAAGGCACAAAATTTATCATCTTATAAACCAGACTCTGCGCTGATGTTATTAAAGCAGGTGCATGCCAGGGCGGTGTCTAATCATCAAACTTTGGTGGCAGCACAAAGCCTGCAGCAAATGGGTCAGGTATGCTATGAACAAGGTCATTATGCCCAGGCGTTAGATTTTTACCAGCATGCCGAACAACTGCTCGAATCAGAAAAACAAAAAGATAAACTTGCGGGCAACTGGAGCAAAATGGGCCTGCTCTATTATTATAACCGGCAACCCAAGCAGGCCAAAAAGTTTTATTTAAAGGCTCATGAACTTTACCGCCAAACAGGCAACAGTGAAGGCCAAGCCCAAGTTTTAGGTGAATTAGGACATCTGTTTGAAAAACAGCAACAATATCAAACGGCCTTTAGCTACCAAAAGCAGGCCTTAGCTAAGTACCGGCAGGTTGGCTCAAAGTTAGGTTTAGCCAAAATTTATGAAAACATCGGAAGTATTTATGAAGACCTGGCCCGGTACGACTCGGCCTACTATTACTTTAACCAATCAGTACAACTGTACGAAAAGCAGCAAAATACGATAGATGGCATTGAGGTTATTAATAATTTAGGCGACGTTTTTCGTAAAAGCGGGCGATATCAGGATGGGCTACAGCAATCTTACAAAGCTTACCATCTGGCGCAGCAAATGCACAATACGTATCAAATAGCTGCCGCCACTCATGATTTAGGAAAGACGTACCAATTGCTCAATCGCTTGGATAGCGCCTATTATTATGCTGAACTGAGTCGTAAATTATCTTTAGAGATTTACTCTAAAGACGGTTTGAAGCAAACATCGTTTTTACAGGTGCTTTATAACTTTAATAAACAAAACGACGAAATAGCCCGGCTTAATACCATCAAAAAAACTAATTACATTATTACCGTTGCGGTAAGCATCGTAGTGCTTTTGCTGATTATTTTGGGTGTGGTAATTTTTAGCCGGCAACGGCTCAAAATAAACGACCAGAGGTTACTGGCCGAACGCAACGAAGCTATTTTTAAAACCCAGCACGAACTGATGCAACTGGAGCTTAAAAACAAACAGCTACAGGAAGAAACCTTGCAACAGCAGTTAGAACTTAAGGGTAAAGAACTATCCTCGCACACACTCAACTTAATACGCAACAACCAACTGCTTGAGCAAATGCGCAATACTTTGCAGCAAATGGTTAAAGACGATAAACGCGACCAGAAAAAACAGATGCAGCAAATGGTGCATCAAATAAATCAGAGCTTTAACCACGAGCAGCAATGGAAAGAGTTTACCGCTGCTTTGGAGCAGGTACACCAGCGCTTTTTTGAACGCCTAAAGGAAATAAGCACAGACCTTACCCCTACCGATATTAGACTGATTGCACTAATCAAGGTAAACATGGATTCGAAAGACATCTCAGGCTTATTAGGAATATCAATGGATAGCCTGCGGGTAGCCAGGCACCGGCTGCGCAAAAAGCTCAATCTTGATCAAGGCGAAAATTTATCGGCATTTATCCAGTCGCTCTAA